Proteins encoded in a region of the Anopheles ziemanni chromosome 2, idAnoZiCoDA_A2_x.2, whole genome shotgun sequence genome:
- the LOC131282715 gene encoding mucin-19: MNSRIKEDVSRLFEFWCEIAPGKPDDPAPGYIVESFPESFKDAKVIADIPAFAFPCAFESRTIQVHSFVLTNIDSKWRFGFCRHDPKSPTAMVIITYLPWHDTFMRFLNVLAEIKKNRSNEFQSFLAESYNKGVPEPGACLKLHYDRASQTFLFQRPQQFQLPSIPENHNLNQYYNFVEPKFMIGIFAAMLAERRIIFVSRRLEILSSCVQAANAFLYPMVWQHIFIPVLPMQMKDILAAPMPFLIGVPEAVYETLRREEIGEVVILNCDKRTLETPFDDVKSMPQELVGSLKKQLSNQADHRGDRVSKIFLGILVQLIGGYRDAVKFNDKITFDPETFIESRPSHLRPFLEKILDLQIFQQFIEERLDMLNTGQGFSDEFEVEYFRYAEKSGRKTKQYKDLLKNFKDKTNPAVRSAVKSVKEGGKGVKTAYKGLRSKFRETTPPKTKLDSSSSLHLHHQYDVSGGHHQSAPNSPVFNKRPQTIALPDDVYHTHHHHPHQMLTPSSTSLHNSPHILLGGSHHHQHHASLPQTNGGGGGSAGNSSSAGYHTASAAMTHSASSAAGSTSHMMMMNNNLNYGHGNAHGGSNNNNYNSAATMASSSASDIRSPTLSPTSSNSSSEMNLWQEMQHHLTLFKSPAVNRNLKPSNSVDGGGSNSGGSRPSSRAGAPVSPPGSNGGTALPRIQESVGPPAPSSASHPLLSLELDRGGGSSSSSRAATAGVRAYGSCNNNGELNGLSGDGDQANFDLSPDAPCPPIPPRRFQSAADALAAIQISPPPMSPPSSSSSSSSPYRTYNNFVPLQPKPKSATFASPSSIDQSPPLPSPPPPPPLKATSALGTAGRRKEEDVLLPLNDEDDDQLLTLTTTTTTTTAPAVAASAAKASTNGGAHVVTTTTTTSVSMTFDHGTKQSNHHHHNQQPHIMPPSVGPAASAATTSAPAPPQPQHAYTLPHPPKAQAPQPPQRPPLAPKPTFRKESANGDTPDHGSTPPPTATDDSLDLITLDTTNNSSFELEDFDPLNERAKPIGGPKGGGAGVTVHDTSSSALTTSSYSSSGLAATASRGVTVPTVSFPTNSLGVNNPVYPYFTPLYQQNVSPHRHHSASHQHHHPSARQGTGIGTAAGAGTGAGPRASNTSDDFELLRNYGLDKFSLLDGGSTARANALHMNGGSTGSKGIQHHHTGSFNLPNHQQGSAGLNGTGGSCSSSRLAMSTSAVAGSSIGTELLENAAIGRPSSGSRPSFSNWTTFD; the protein is encoded by the exons ATGAACTCCCGAATAAA GGAGGATGTCAGCCGACTGTTTGAGTTTTGGTGCGAGATTGCTCCCGGCAAGCCAGACGACCCCGCGCCGGGCTACATCGTGGAAAGCTTCCCAGAGTCGTTCAAGGATGCGAAGGTTATAGCTGACATTCCCGCGTTTGCGTTCCCGTGCGCCTTCGAGAG ccGAACCATTCAGGTACACTCGTTCGTCCTGACAAACATCGACTCAAAATGGCGATTCGGCTTCTGTCGGCACGACCCGAAATCACCCACAGCAATGGTGATCATCACGTACCTGCCCTGGCACGATACGTTCATGCGCTTCCTCAACGTGCTGGCCGAAATCAAGAAGAACCGCTCGAACGAGTTCCAATCGTTCCTTGCCGAGTCGTACAACAAGGGCGTACCGGAGCCGGGTGCCTGTCTGAAGCTGCACTACGATCGGGCCTCGCAAACGTTCCTGTTCCAACGGCCACAGCAGTTCCAGCTGCCCAGTATTCCGGAGAAC CACAATCTCAACCAGTACTACAACTTTGTGGAGCCGAAGTTCATGATAGGAATATTCGCCGCGATGCTGGCAGAGCGGCGCATCATCTTCGTGTCCCGGCGGCTAGAAATACTGTCCTCGTGCGTCCAGGCGGCCAACGCTTTCCTATACCCGATGGTCTGGCAGCACATCTTCATACCGGTGCTGCCGATGCAGATGAAGGACATCCTGGCGGCGCCGATGCCGTTCCTGATCGGCGTGCCGGAGGCGGTCTACGAGACGCTGCGCCGGGAGGAGATCGGCGAGGTCGTCATCCTGAACTGTGATAAGCGAACGCTCGAAACGCCGTTCGACGACGTGAAGAGTATGCCCCAGGAGCTGGTCGGATCGCTCAAGAAGCAGCTGTCCAACCAGGCCGACCATCGGGGCGACCGGGTTTCAAAGATATTTCTAG GTATTCTAGTGCAATTAATTGGCGGTTACCGCGATGCGGTAAAGTTTAACGATAAAATAACCTTCGACCCCGAAACGTTCATCGAGTCCCGGCCGTCGCATTTGCGGCCCTTCCTGGAAAAAATACTGGACCTTCAAATCTTTCAGCAG TTTATTGAAGAACGCCTGGACATGCTGAACACCGGGCAGGGCTTTTCGGACGAGTTCGAGGTGGAATACTTCCGGTACGCGGAAAAGTCGGGCCGAAAGACGAAACAGTACAAGGATCTGTTGAAGAACTTCAAGGATAAG ACTAATCCGGCTGTTCGATCGGCGGTCAAATCG gtgAAAGAAGGCGGCAAAGGTGTCAAGACGGCGTACAAAGGTTTACGGTCCAAGTTCCGCGAAACGACCCCACCGAAGACGAAGCTGGACAGTAGCAGTAGCTTACACCTGCACCATCAGTACGACGTTAGCGGAGGGCATCACCAGTCGGCCCCGAACTCACCGGTATTCAACAAGCGTCCACAGACGATCGCCCTCCCGGACGACGTGTACCACacacaccaccatcatccgcATCAGATGCTAACGCCGTCGTCGACATCGCTGCACAACTCACCACATATCCTGCTGGGCGGGagccatcaccatcagcatcacGCGTCCCTGCCGCAAACGAACGGCGGAGGAGGGGGCAGTGCCGGCAACAGTAGTAGTGCCGGCTATCACACTGCATCGGCCGCGATGACGCACAGTGCAAGCAGTGCTGCTGGCAGCACCAGccacatgatgatgatgaacaaTAACCTCAACTATGGCCACGGAAACGCTCACGGTGGCAGCAATAACAATAACTACAACAGTGCGGCCACGATGGCCAGCAGTAGCGCGAGCGACATCCGGAGTCCCACGCTTAGCCCGACCAGCTCGAACTCCTCGTCGGAGATGAACCTGTGGCAGGAGATGCAGCACCACCTGACGCTGTTCAAGTCACCGGCCGTGAACCGGAAT CTTAAACCATCGAACAGTGTCGACGGTGGTGGCAGCAACTCGGGCGGCAGCAGACCATCGTCCCGTGCGGGAGCACCGGTCAGTCCGCCCGGCTCGAACGGTGGTACCGCGTTGCCGCGGATACAGGAATCGGTGGGCCCACCAGCGCCATCGTCTGCCTCCCATCCCCTGCTCAGCCTGGAGCTGGATCGGGGTGGTGGCAGCAGCTCGTCGTCGAGAGCTGCCACGGCCGGAGTGCGTGCGTACGGCAGTTGCAACAATAACGGAGAGCTAAACGGGCTCTCCGGCGATGGCGATCAGGCGAACTTCGATCTCTCCCCGGATGCACCCTGCCCGCCGATACCGCCACGACGCTTCCAGTCCGCGGCCGACGCACTGGCTGCGATCCAAATCTCACCACCGCCAATGTCCCCTCCATCGTCTTCCTCGTCGAGTTCGTCCCCGTATCGTACCTACAACAACTTTGTACCTCTCCAACCGAAGCCAAAGTCCGCCACCTTCGCCTCGCCCTCGAGCATAGACCAGTCTCCACCGCTTCCTTCTCCCCCGCCACCGCCTCCGCTTAAAGCTACTAGTGCGCTCGGAACGGCTGGCCGACGTAAGGAGGAGGATGTGTTGCTTCCTCTTaatgacgaggacgacgatcaGCTGCTTACGCTCacaacgaccacgacgacgacgacggcgccGGCGGTGGCAGCATCGGCGGCCAAAGCATCAACGAATGGTGGTGCACACGTggtaaccaccaccaccaccaccagcgtgTCCATGACGTTTGATCATGggacaaaacaaagcaaccaccaccaccacaaccagcAACCGCATATAATGCCTCCGTCGGTCGGGCCGGCGGCCTCCGCCGCTACCACGTCGGCACCGGCGCCGCCACAGCCACAGCATGCTTATACCTTGCCACATCCACCGAAGGCGCAAGCGCCCCAGCCACCGCAGCGGCCACCGCTTGCCCCGAAGCCCACCTTCCGCAAAGAG TCCGCAAACGGTGATACACCCGACCACGGCAGCACACCACCTCCCACGGCGACCGATGATTCCCTAGACCTAATCACGCTGGACACGACCAACAACTCCAGCTTCGAGCTGGAGGACTTCGATCCGCTCAATGAACGGGCCAAACCGATCGGCGGCCCGAAAGGCGGTGGTGCCGGCGTGACAGTGCATGACACTTCCAGCTCCGCACTAACCACCTCCAGCTATTCTTCGTCTGGCTTGGCCGCCACTGCATCACGCGGGGTCACGGTACCCACCGTTTCGTTTCCCACAAACAGCCTCGGTGTTAATAATCCAGTTTATCCCTACTTCACGCCCCTTTACCAACAAAACGTCTCCCCGCACCGTCATCATTCTGCTTCGCACCAACATCACCATCCGTCGGCACGGCAAGGGACGGGAATCGGCACCGCCGCTGGTGCTGGTACTGGTGCCGGTCCGCGCGCTAGCAACACGTCGGACGACTTCGAGCTGCTGCGAAACTATGGTCTAGATAAGTTCTCCCTGTTGGACGGTGGAAGCACTGCGAGGGCGAATGCACTGCACATGAACGGTGGTAGCACGGGCAGCAAGGGCATTCAGCATCACCATACGGGATCGTTCAATCTTCCCAACCATCAACAGGGTTCCGCGGGACTCAATGGAACGGGGGGAAGCTGTAGCAGCAGCCGGCTCGCCATGTCAACAAGCGCAGTCGCCGGCAGTAGTATTGGGACGGAGCTCCTGGAAAATGCTGCCATCGGTCGGCCCTCGTCTGGGTCGAGACCGTCCTTCAGCAACTGGACCACGTTCGATTGA